A region of Nocardioides sp. JS614 DNA encodes the following proteins:
- a CDS encoding PAS domain S-box protein yields the protein MSWSGRGQLGWPATIGLLAGVYVAGVGAVAFAPQDDPVATWWPAAGIAAVLVASSPRRRWWLLALGICVVSGIANLSAGRPLDVSAAFGVANTSDAVVASAVLLYGRDRLPSLDSPEDFIRLVTAAFLGGLTMATIGATGVHLLEGGSFGRIWLSLGASHAAATLVIVPVAMARPAARSTRRWEAPLQVVALATMTLVVFSPHQSLSLSFLPLPLIVWAALRFDLRLAAWELVGFAVLVTFLTAQGYGPFGDHYRTGELDARSMGSLSQLYLMCTALLCLPLAIAVGQRRRLLDRLTSSERLFRRNFTESLIGMVLMRSGDTPLEIVDVNEAAARIVGRTGSPVGRDLAELLDTTEPLELIAAQMLAGDLDGWRAQTGLRDRRGSRVNVAVSLLTNDPEPTFSAQLQDVTAEYDARRRLEAAEKLTSATLDTTAAMILVTDLMGVVVRVNGATTTLTGFDEDELVGVAVWDLPFAPPGSDGYPAGLPDTPEGQVGRETDVVTRSGQRRRIQWNTGYVHDDRDRPTHIVLTGTDLTMERMTAGLNRHLLEAAITTALIGIDTQGRITVFNPGAVNLLGYDGQDTVGTPFVDLFDPEQLAERLSGATGEEAFARLVAGIDSGADTGTRDWTWIGADGRRHTVSMSLSVAADTFAARVGYLCAGRDVTEARASQEMLVAALEKERLAVERLRQLDVAKSEFVSTVSHELRTPVASIVGYTELLEDGTVVDPAPEQRPMLESIARNGQRLILLCDDLLTLSGLDSGATAWQHDTLDLATLLPPAEEAIRPQLTGRDLELSMLAEPAPVLVLGDRVQLERALINLLGNAVKFTEDGGRIECRVGRQDDEAWLSISDTGLGIPVEEQNGLFQRFFRSSTAQAHAIQGTGLGLSIVAATVAAHGGRIDVDSAHLQGTTFTVRLPLAR from the coding sequence ATGTCTTGGTCTGGTCGCGGGCAGCTCGGCTGGCCCGCGACCATCGGCCTGCTGGCAGGGGTCTACGTCGCAGGCGTCGGCGCGGTCGCGTTCGCGCCCCAGGACGATCCCGTCGCGACCTGGTGGCCGGCGGCGGGCATCGCGGCGGTGCTCGTGGCTTCGAGCCCGCGCCGGCGCTGGTGGCTGCTCGCGCTGGGGATCTGCGTCGTGAGCGGGATCGCGAACCTCTCGGCGGGCCGGCCTCTGGACGTCTCGGCCGCGTTCGGCGTGGCCAACACCTCGGACGCGGTCGTGGCCAGTGCTGTGCTGCTGTACGGACGGGACCGACTGCCGAGCCTCGACTCGCCCGAAGACTTCATCCGACTCGTCACCGCCGCCTTTCTCGGCGGCCTCACGATGGCGACGATCGGGGCCACGGGCGTCCATCTCCTCGAAGGCGGCTCGTTCGGACGGATCTGGCTCTCGCTCGGCGCCTCACACGCTGCGGCCACACTCGTGATCGTGCCGGTCGCCATGGCGCGGCCCGCAGCGCGGAGCACGCGTCGCTGGGAGGCCCCGCTCCAGGTGGTCGCGCTCGCGACGATGACGCTCGTCGTGTTCTCCCCCCACCAGTCGCTGTCGCTGTCCTTCCTGCCACTCCCCTTGATCGTCTGGGCGGCGTTGCGCTTCGACCTGCGTCTCGCGGCCTGGGAGCTGGTGGGCTTCGCGGTCCTGGTCACCTTCCTGACCGCGCAGGGCTACGGACCGTTCGGCGATCACTACCGCACCGGAGAGCTCGACGCCCGGTCCATGGGGTCGCTCTCCCAGCTCTACCTGATGTGCACAGCACTGCTGTGCCTGCCCCTCGCGATCGCGGTCGGTCAGCGTCGGCGGCTGCTCGACCGGCTGACGTCCAGCGAGCGGCTCTTCCGCCGCAACTTCACCGAGTCCCTGATCGGCATGGTCCTGATGCGCAGCGGCGACACCCCGCTCGAGATCGTCGACGTCAACGAGGCGGCGGCGCGGATCGTCGGCCGCACCGGCTCGCCCGTGGGCCGCGACCTGGCCGAGCTGCTCGACACCACCGAGCCGCTGGAGCTGATCGCCGCGCAGATGCTCGCGGGCGACCTCGACGGGTGGCGCGCGCAGACCGGGCTGAGGGACCGCCGCGGGTCCCGGGTCAACGTCGCGGTCTCGCTGCTGACCAACGACCCGGAGCCGACCTTCTCGGCGCAGCTGCAAGACGTCACGGCGGAGTACGATGCGCGCCGCCGGCTGGAGGCCGCCGAGAAGCTGACCAGCGCGACCCTCGACACCACCGCGGCGATGATCCTCGTGACGGACCTGATGGGGGTCGTCGTCCGCGTCAACGGCGCGACGACCACGCTCACCGGCTTCGACGAGGACGAGCTGGTCGGGGTGGCGGTCTGGGACCTCCCGTTCGCCCCGCCCGGCTCCGACGGCTACCCGGCCGGCCTCCCGGACACCCCCGAGGGCCAGGTCGGCCGGGAGACCGACGTGGTGACCCGCTCGGGCCAGCGCCGGCGGATCCAGTGGAACACCGGGTACGTCCACGACGACCGCGACCGGCCGACCCACATCGTGCTCACCGGCACCGACCTCACCATGGAGCGGATGACCGCGGGCCTGAACCGACACCTCCTCGAGGCCGCCATCACCACGGCCCTCATCGGGATCGACACCCAGGGCCGGATCACGGTCTTCAACCCGGGCGCCGTGAACCTGCTCGGCTATGACGGCCAGGACACGGTCGGCACGCCGTTCGTGGATCTCTTCGATCCCGAGCAGCTCGCCGAGCGCCTGTCCGGGGCCACCGGCGAGGAGGCTTTCGCCCGCCTGGTCGCGGGCATCGACAGCGGCGCGGACACCGGAACCCGGGACTGGACGTGGATCGGCGCCGACGGCCGCCGCCACACGGTCTCGATGTCGCTCAGCGTCGCCGCCGACACCTTCGCCGCACGAGTCGGCTACCTGTGTGCCGGCCGCGACGTCACCGAGGCACGCGCCAGCCAGGAGATGCTCGTCGCCGCACTCGAGAAGGAGCGGCTGGCGGTCGAGCGGCTGCGCCAGCTCGACGTGGCGAAGAGCGAGTTCGTCTCGACCGTGAGCCACGAGCTGCGCACCCCCGTGGCCAGCATCGTGGGCTACACCGAGCTGCTCGAGGACGGCACCGTCGTCGACCCGGCCCCGGAGCAGCGCCCGATGCTGGAGAGCATCGCCCGCAACGGCCAGCGGCTGATCCTGCTCTGCGACGACCTGCTCACGCTCAGCGGGCTGGACTCGGGCGCCACCGCCTGGCAGCACGACACCCTCGACCTGGCCACGCTGCTGCCGCCCGCCGAGGAGGCGATCCGCCCCCAGCTCACCGGCCGCGACCTCGAGCTGTCGATGCTCGCGGAGCCGGCGCCGGTCCTGGTGCTCGGCGACCGGGTCCAGCTCGAGCGGGCGCTGATCAACCTGCTGGGCAACGCGGTCAAGTTCACCGAGGACGGCGGTCGCATCGAGTGCCGGGTCGGCCGGCAGGACGACGAGGCCTGGCTGTCGATCAGCGACACCGGGCTCGGGATCCCCGTGGAGGAGCAGAACGGGCTGTTCCAGCGCTTCTTCCGCTCCTCCACCGCGCAGGCGCATGCGATCCAGGGCACCGGCCTGGGGCTGTCGATCGTGGCCGCCACGGTCGCTGCCCACGGTGGGCGGATCGACGTCGACTCCGCCCACCTGCAGGGCACCACCTTCACCGTCCGACTGCCCCTGGCCCGTTAG
- a CDS encoding alpha/beta fold hydrolase — translation MLVSERIGQFFVETEAGRDRLEYTEYGSGDAWVLLLPGELMPRRMQQPLARVLAAEGLHVVTLDPLGHGRSDRPADPHAYSVTAFAEQAVALLDHLGVAQAVVGGTGLGANVALEAAAIASGRVRGLIIDAPLLDNGVEAGILAFGPLLLAARFLPLSVWAVRRLTRPVPRGIVPFWAGIALDACDQRPGAMAALLHGLFFGRAAPSARERRAIPVPALVVGHPGDPMHPLADARMLAEELPRGTFVRAHSLLEWRLTPERLDRAAIGLATGCWKTPRRHRRSGA, via the coding sequence ATGCTGGTGTCGGAGCGGATCGGGCAGTTCTTCGTGGAGACGGAGGCCGGCCGTGATCGCCTCGAGTACACCGAGTACGGCTCCGGTGACGCGTGGGTGCTCCTGCTGCCCGGGGAGCTGATGCCGCGCCGGATGCAGCAGCCCCTGGCCCGGGTGCTCGCTGCGGAGGGGCTGCACGTGGTCACCCTCGACCCCCTCGGCCACGGCCGGTCCGACCGGCCGGCGGACCCGCACGCCTACTCGGTGACGGCGTTCGCCGAGCAGGCCGTCGCGCTCCTCGACCACCTGGGCGTCGCCCAGGCGGTGGTCGGCGGCACCGGGCTCGGCGCCAACGTCGCGCTCGAGGCCGCGGCGATCGCGTCCGGTCGGGTGCGCGGCCTGATCATCGACGCCCCGCTGCTCGACAACGGCGTGGAGGCCGGGATCCTCGCCTTCGGCCCGCTCCTGCTCGCCGCTCGCTTCCTGCCGCTCTCCGTCTGGGCCGTGCGCAGGCTGACCCGTCCGGTGCCGCGGGGGATCGTGCCGTTCTGGGCCGGCATCGCGCTCGACGCCTGCGACCAGCGGCCCGGGGCGATGGCGGCGCTGCTGCATGGGTTGTTCTTCGGCCGCGCGGCGCCCTCGGCCCGGGAACGCCGCGCGATCCCGGTGCCCGCGCTGGTCGTCGGCCACCCGGGCGACCCGATGCACCCGCTCGCCGACGCCAGGATGCTCGCCGAGGAGCTCCCGCGCGGGACCTTCGTGCGGGCACACTCGCTGCTCGAGTGGCGACTCACCCCCGAGCGTCTCGACCGGGCCGCGATCGGCCTGGCCACCGGGTGCTGGAAGACGCCGCGCCGCCACCGCCGCTCCGGCGCCTGA
- the recO gene encoding DNA repair protein RecO: MLYRDEAIVLRTHKLGEADRIVTLLTRQRGRVRAVAKGVRRTTSRFGSRLEPFTHVDLQLAEGRNLDTITQAETLTPFSKGLGLDYDRYTAGTVMLETADRLVAEEREPSVQQFLLLVGGLRAMVAGEHAPGQVLDSYLLRSLAVAGYAPSFEHCARCGTLSAEGAHRWFNPSMGGMLCSTCRVPGSASPAPETVALLGALLAGDWAVVDPAAARNLKEASTLVAAYLAWHLERGLKSMAYVER; the protein is encoded by the coding sequence GTGCTGTACCGCGACGAGGCGATCGTGCTCCGCACCCACAAGCTGGGTGAGGCTGACCGGATCGTCACCCTCCTCACCCGGCAGCGGGGCCGGGTCCGGGCGGTCGCCAAGGGGGTGCGCCGCACCACGTCGCGATTCGGGTCGAGGCTCGAGCCGTTCACCCACGTCGACCTGCAGCTGGCCGAGGGCCGCAACCTGGACACGATCACCCAGGCGGAGACGCTGACCCCGTTCTCCAAGGGCCTGGGCCTCGACTACGACCGCTACACCGCCGGCACGGTGATGCTCGAGACCGCCGATCGTCTGGTGGCCGAGGAGCGGGAGCCGTCGGTTCAGCAGTTCCTGCTCCTGGTCGGCGGCCTGCGGGCGATGGTCGCGGGGGAGCATGCACCCGGCCAGGTGCTCGACTCCTACCTGCTGCGCTCGCTCGCGGTCGCCGGCTACGCCCCGTCCTTCGAGCACTGCGCGCGCTGCGGCACGCTGTCCGCCGAGGGCGCCCACCGCTGGTTCAACCCGTCGATGGGCGGGATGCTCTGCTCGACCTGCCGGGTCCCGGGGTCCGCGTCGCCGGCCCCGGAGACGGTCGCGCTCCTCGGCGCCCTCCTCGCGGGCGACTGGGCGGTGGTCGACCCCGCTGCGGCCCGGAACCTCAAGGAGGCCAGCACCCTGGTCGCCGCCTACCTCGCCTGGCACCTCGAGCGAGGCCTGAAGTCGATGGCGTACGTCGAGCGCTGA